Within Pseudomonas brassicacearum, the genomic segment GCCAGCTCGCCGATATCGCTGCGCCCGAGCAGTTGCGCCGAGCCTTGGGTCGCCCAGCCCAGCACGCGCTCCGGGGTGATCGCTTGCGCGCCGTAGCGCAGGCGCTGGATGTACAGCGCCTGTCGGGTTTCGAGGATCATGTTCGAGGCATCGTTGGATGCCGAACCGTCTACCCCCAGGCCCACGGGAGCGCCCGCGGCGGTCAGGTCCAGGGTCGGGCAAATGCCCGAAGCCAGTCGCATGTTCGAACTTGGGCAGTGACAGATGCCGGTGCCGGCGGCGCCGAGACGGGCGATTTCATCCGGGTTGAAATGAATGCCGTGGGCCAGCCAGGTACGCGGGCCAAGCCAGCCGACGCTGTCCAGGTAATCCACGGTGCGCAGACCAAAGCGTTGCAGGCAAAACGCTTCTTCATCGAGGGTTTCGGCCAGGTGCGTGTGCAGGCGTACGTCGAGCTTTTCCGCCAGCTCGGCGCTGGCGCTCATGATCTGTGGCGTGACCGAAAACGGTGAGCAGGGCGCCAGGGCAATCTGGATCTGCGCGCCGTCGCCGCGCTCGTGGTACTCGGCGATCAAGCGCTGGCTGTCGTCGAGAATCACCTGGCCCTGCTGCACGGTCTGCTGCGGCGGCAAGCCACCGTCGGCCTCGCCCAGGCTCATGGAGCCACGGGTCAGCATCGCGCGCATGCCCAGTTCACGAACACTCTGTACCTGCACGTCGATGGCACTTTCCAGGCCTTGTGGAAACAGGTAATGGTGATCGGCCGCGGTGGTGCAGCCCGATAGCAGCAACTCGGCCAAGGCCACTTTGCTGGCCAGGGCAAGTTTTTCCGGAGTCAGCCGCGCCCATACCGGGTAGAGGGTTTTCAGCCAGGGGAACAACGGCTGGTTCACCACCGGCGCCCAGGCGCGGGTCAGGGTCTGGTAGAAGTGATGATGGGTGTTGATCAGCCCCGGCAGGATCACATGTTCGCTCGCTTCGAAGATATGGTCACAGGGCTGGGCGGGTAGCTGGCCGGCGCTCAGCAGTTCGACGATCACACCGTCCTGCAGGACGAGGCCGCCACGGGCATCGAGGTCGTTGGCTGTGAAAATGGCGAGGGGATTTTTTAACCAGGTACGGGTCGCAGGCATGGTGGCCGGCTCCTCTGAAAGTGGGTTCAGGTTAGCCAGCTCAGTGATGCCCTGTCTGCTGATCCAGGGTCGCCTGTGGGGGCGAGGTTTGGAGTGTACTCAGGTTGTGTTGTAGTTTTCCAGAGCCCGCCGCTCCCACAAGGGAATGGCGGTGTTTACCAGGGAATGGTTTCACCCCTGTAGTTGACGAAGTGATGTCCGCCTTTGCCGGCGAAGGCATTCACTTGATCGATCAGCCCGCGAGTGCTGGTCTCGACGTCGATGTCCGCGCCTTCACCGCCCATGTCGGTCTTGACCCAGCCCGGGTGCAGCGACAGCACGGTCAGTGACTGCTCGCCCAGTTGGCTGACGAAGCTGTTGGTCATGGAGTTGAGCGCCGCCTTGCTGGCCTTGTACAGCGCCAGTTCCGGCGCGTCGGGCATGGTCACGCTGCCCAGCACCGAACTCATGAACGCCAGCACGCCGCTGCCGTCGCGGATCTGGCCGACAAAGCGTTGGGCCAGGTTGATCGGGGCCACGGCGTTGGTGAAGAACAACTGGCCGACTTCGGCCAGCGTCGCTCCGCCCGGGCTCTGGTTGTCCGGGCCCTTGACGCCGGCATTGACGAACAGCAGGTCGAAGGTCTCGCCCTTGAGCTGTTGGCTCAGGGCGATGACCGCTTGCTGGTCGTCCATGTCGAGTTTTTCGATCCGTACCGGGCCCAGTGCTTTCAACGCCTCTGCGTTCCGTGGGTTGCGCACGGTGGCGGTCACGTTCCAGCCATCGTTGAGCAGCGTCTTCACCAGACCGAGGCCCAGGCCTCGGGAGGCGCCGATGATCAATGCGTTTTTTGCCGAATTCATGAGGGGCATCCTTGATAGGAAAAGGTCACGGATTTAATGGACAGCGTTGCCCGAGCCGTTGTTTCAGCTCGTGACGCAACGCGTCGAGTTCGGTCATGCGGGTTTCGATCAGGTTCAGTTTGTCTTGCAGCAATTGCGTCACGGCGCAGTCCGGGTCGGGGGCGTTCCACAGGGCGGCGACGCTGGCGCTGATCTCGCCCAGGGTAAAGCCCAGGCGCTGGGCCGTCTTGATATAGAGCACCAGTTGGACCATGTCGGCAGCGTAGTCGCGATAGCCATTGGCGCTGCGCGTCGCCGCGATCAGGCCACGCTGCTCGTAGAAGCGCAGCGTGTCTCGACTGACGGCGCAGGCCTGGGCTAGTTCACCGATGCGCATTGCGGAGCTCCAGAGGACTTGACCTTGGAGCATACCCCAGGCTTTAGCCTCTTTGCTCCCCAATTATCTGGAGCAAGGTGTATGTGGACTTCGATGCAATACCGCCGGGTGGTGCTTGGCAGCGCCTGGTACGACCTGATCGTGTCGGCTGCGCTGGTCACGCCGTGGAGCTTTGCCGCGCTGCATGGTGTGTTGATGAGCATGACTCAGCTATTTGACCTGCCTGGAGAACTGCCGCCGTTTGCGCCGGCGCATGTGCTGATGGTGAATCTGCTGGGATCGATTGTCTGCGTGTGGGCGGTGCTGCGGATTCGGGATCCGCAGGCGCTGTATGGGCGTTATGACGCGGTGGGGCGGTTTTTGTTTGCAACCTGGATGCTGTATGCGCTGCTGCATGGGGCCAGTGCGGTGTTGTGGGTTTTCCTGTTTTTCGAGGTGGTGTGGGGCGTCATGCAGATACTGCCCGTCCGTGGCGAGGGAGCTTGCTCCCGCTGGGCTCTGTAGGAGCTGGCGAAGCCTGCGATCTTTTGATCTTTCGCTTGGGATTCAAGTGGCTTTGGAAAGATCGCAGCCTCGTTGCACTCGTCAGCTCCTACACAGCTCCAGCGCAGTCGAGCGGGAGCAAGCTCCCTCGCCACAGGGTTCTCAATGCCCCGCCTGCCAAGGTTGCCCCAGGGACACTGGCGCATACAGCCGGGTGCGCACCGCATCCCGGGACAGCAGCACCAGCACCACAATGGTCGCGGCATACGGCAGCATCGCCAGCAGACTCGATGGAATCGCCAGGCCCAGCCCCTGGGCCACCAGGTGCAGGATGCTAGCGAGGCCGAACAGGTAGGCGCCCAGCAGCAGGCGCCACACCCGCCAACTGGCGAACACCACCAGCGCCAGGGCGATCCAGCCGCGCCCGGCGCTCATGTTCTCGGCCCACATCGGCGTGTAGGCCAGCGACAGATAGGCGCCGGCCAACCCCGCCATGGCGCCGCCAAACAATACCGCCAGGGTCCGCACCCGCAACACCGGCAGGCCCATGGCGCTGGCGGCATCGGGGTTTTCCCCGACGGCCTGGATGATCAATCCGGCGCGGCTTTTCATAATCATCCACGCCACCAGGGCAAACAAGGCGAACGACAGGTAAACCAGCAGGTCCTGGGCAAACAGCATCCGCCCGATCAGTGGTATGTCACTCAAGTAAGGAATCGCCAGCGGCTCGAATCCCGCCAGCGGTTTGCCGACCCAGGCCGCCCCGACAAAACTCGACAGGCCTACGCCGAAAATCGTCAACGCCAGCCCGGTGGCGACCTGATTGGCGTTGAATACCAGTGCCACCAGCGCGAACAATGCCGACAACAGCATCCCGGCGGCCATCGCCAGCAACACGCCGAGCCAGAGGTTGCCGCTGTTGAACGCGACGATAAAACCGATCACTGCGCCGAACAGCATCATGCCTTCCTGGCCCAGGTTGAGGACGCCGCTTTTTTCGCAGACCAATTCACCCAGGGCCACCAGCAGCAACGGCGTACCGCAGCGGACCATGGCGTAGAAAATATTGCTCAACAGGTCGATATCCATCACAGCGCTCCTGCCTGTACGGCGGTGGTTCGGGTGCGCCGGGCCCAGCGCAGGTTCAGGCGTGGCCGGTAAAGGATCAGCACGTCGCAGGCCAACAGGAAAAACAGCATCATCCCCTGGAACAGTTGGGTGATGGCCTGGGGAAGGTTCAGCGACATCTGCGCGCTCTCGCCGCCGATGTACAGCAACGCCATCAACAGGCTGGAAAACAGAATGCCAATGGGATTGAGGCGACCCAGGAACGCCACCGTAATCGCCGCATAGCCGTAGCCCGGCGACACCTGCGGCACCAGTTGGCCGATCGGCCCGGTCACTTCGCAGACGCCGGCCAGCCCGGCCAGTGCCCCGCTGATCAACAACGCCAGCCACACCAACGGTTTCTGGCGGAAACCGGCGAAACCGGCGGCGCGGGCATCGAGGCCCAGCACCTTGATCTGAAAGCCAACGAAGCTTTTCTGCAGCAACACCCACACCGCCACCAGCGCCAGCAGGGCGAAATACAGCCCGGCATGGGCCCGACCATCCTCCAGCAGCAACGGCAGGCGACTGGCCTCGCCGAACATCGCCGACTCGGGGAAGTTGAAACCCGCGGGGTCTTTCAACGGCCCGTGAACGCAAAACAGCAACAGGTTCAGGGCGATGTAATTGAGCATGATGCTGGTCAGGATCTCATTGGCATTGAAGCGCGTGCGCAGCCACGCCGTGAGCCCGGCCCAGGCGGCACCGGCCAGGGTGCCGGTCAGCAGGATCAGCACCAGTGCCCAGCGGCTTTGCATGTCGATGATGTTCACCGCCAAGGCACTGCCGGCCAGGGCGCCCAGCAGCAGTTGGCCTTCAGCGCCGATGTTCCAGATACGCGCCTGATAGGCCACTGCCAGGCCAAGGGCGCACAGCAGGATCGGCAAGGTCTTGACCAGCC encodes:
- a CDS encoding 8-oxoguanine deaminase, coding for MPATRTWLKNPLAIFTANDLDARGGLVLQDGVIVELLSAGQLPAQPCDHIFEASEHVILPGLINTHHHFYQTLTRAWAPVVNQPLFPWLKTLYPVWARLTPEKLALASKVALAELLLSGCTTAADHHYLFPQGLESAIDVQVQSVRELGMRAMLTRGSMSLGEADGGLPPQQTVQQGQVILDDSQRLIAEYHERGDGAQIQIALAPCSPFSVTPQIMSASAELAEKLDVRLHTHLAETLDEEAFCLQRFGLRTVDYLDSVGWLGPRTWLAHGIHFNPDEIARLGAAGTGICHCPSSNMRLASGICPTLDLTAAGAPVGLGVDGSASNDASNMILETRQALYIQRLRYGAQAITPERVLGWATQGSAQLLGRSDIGELAVGKQADLALFKLDELRFSGSHDPVSALLLCGADRADRVMIGGQWRVIDGQVEGLDLKGLIADHSQAARELIAGT
- a CDS encoding SDR family oxidoreductase, yielding MNSAKNALIIGASRGLGLGLVKTLLNDGWNVTATVRNPRNAEALKALGPVRIEKLDMDDQQAVIALSQQLKGETFDLLFVNAGVKGPDNQSPGGATLAEVGQLFFTNAVAPINLAQRFVGQIRDGSGVLAFMSSVLGSVTMPDAPELALYKASKAALNSMTNSFVSQLGEQSLTVLSLHPGWVKTDMGGEGADIDVETSTRGLIDQVNAFAGKGGHHFVNYRGETIPW
- a CDS encoding MerR family transcriptional regulator, yielding MRIGELAQACAVSRDTLRFYEQRGLIAATRSANGYRDYAADMVQLVLYIKTAQRLGFTLGEISASVAALWNAPDPDCAVTQLLQDKLNLIETRMTELDALRHELKQRLGQRCPLNP
- a CDS encoding ABC transporter permease, coding for MDIDLLSNIFYAMVRCGTPLLLVALGELVCEKSGVLNLGQEGMMLFGAVIGFIVAFNSGNLWLGVLLAMAAGMLLSALFALVALVFNANQVATGLALTIFGVGLSSFVGAAWVGKPLAGFEPLAIPYLSDIPLIGRMLFAQDLLVYLSFALFALVAWMIMKSRAGLIIQAVGENPDAASAMGLPVLRVRTLAVLFGGAMAGLAGAYLSLAYTPMWAENMSAGRGWIALALVVFASWRVWRLLLGAYLFGLASILHLVAQGLGLAIPSSLLAMLPYAATIVVLVLLSRDAVRTRLYAPVSLGQPWQAGH
- a CDS encoding ABC transporter permease — protein: MLLSLEPRGQQSRLMLWCSPLLAAVLTLICGSLLFIALGHDPLQTLYTLLIAPISDLYGVSEWLVKTLPILLCALGLAVAYQARIWNIGAEGQLLLGALAGSALAVNIIDMQSRWALVLILLTGTLAGAAWAGLTAWLRTRFNANEILTSIMLNYIALNLLLFCVHGPLKDPAGFNFPESAMFGEASRLPLLLEDGRAHAGLYFALLALVAVWVLLQKSFVGFQIKVLGLDARAAGFAGFRQKPLVWLALLISGALAGLAGVCEVTGPIGQLVPQVSPGYGYAAITVAFLGRLNPIGILFSSLLMALLYIGGESAQMSLNLPQAITQLFQGMMLFFLLACDVLILYRPRLNLRWARRTRTTAVQAGAL